Part of the Pseudorasbora parva isolate DD20220531a chromosome 13, ASM2467924v1, whole genome shotgun sequence genome is shown below.
taaattgtgagaaaattgctattttaactgaggaccgggacgtttcagcattgcatttgagggagtcgcctgtcaattgcgtcatatctgtgttaccctcggtttcggcttttatttggcaggagcgctttactcttagcagtgtgaacaagtgaccgcacggagtaacatcataaaatcgttttaaacacacttaaatgtatctaatatgataaacagagctgcattacctcaaaatcataaccggaggagcggatctgtgcaggcgcccggcgactgtgtcccgtcccgtcatgataaaagtcccggtattcgcgaggcgggtatttgtttaacaatctctccagcagctgtgctcagctccacaacactcggtcctgctctgctttacactacagtaacgttaataaccgcatgcatgaacgtgatttctgccagagtcctattttccaccggctgtgatgagaagaccacatgtcccaagatgctgcactcacactttgcgtcatcaaactacgcatgttttgaataggcgccctccagtggacggaaagttgcatagtgcacctttaacgttaaacagaaacGTTACTAAAATGTAGGGCTACTGTActactgactgaagagatattgcatgaataaaggataaatgcactgctttcactggtgtgattatttacCATGTCAGTGGAAAGTTTCATGTTTAGCACAGCACAGCTCACTCGGAGCACTCAATAAGCtgtaaaacttaaattaatataaataatatttgtttcaatcactgaatgaagcctgctatatttgggacaagatTCGCGAGTCTCGAGTGGATTTGCTCTTGAATCAATTCAAGAGCTGGATTTGCTTTTGTTCTTCCTTTTGGGAGACATTAACTTTGatttttgaaactttgcagaccttttacattcacaaacagtgtgaattacacactacatgaaaggtaATATCTGCAAAAGCATAACAGTGGCACTTTAAACACAAATGTATTGGTTACCTATAACCCTGCCATCAGATGACAGGATGGGTGTGTGTTGTCTGACAGGTGGTCCAGTGGAGATCAGTCCCACTCTCTTTCTCTGAGTCTTTGCCTTTATTTGTGGAACAATAATGTCAGCACCGGGGAAATCTTCTGCCTGTCGTCGGCGCTTACCTTAACACAAACAAATAGATTAACACCCAATATACTTTCATGAGAAGTGAAAATAAAAGTCTATAGACGCACCTATAGTCCAGACAAGACTTGCTTCCACAGGAGTGGTGGTCTCATCAATGTCATTGCCATAGAGACAAAGTCCTGCCTCCAGCCTGAGACTATCTCTGGCACCGAGACCAGCGAGTTTCACCTCACTATTGGCTAACAGCTTTTCAGTCAGAGAGACAACATCTCCAGGTGGCACTGATATCTGAATGAATAATGCGTACAGACAAGAAATTACACTTTACATGAATGccacaaaaattaaaaacaaaccaaCCTCCCTATAAAAGTGTTTAAAGCTAGGTacttattttaagttaattttatgtTAGATGATTTTGATCAGATCTAATAGTTCTTATAGTGGGGGACAAATATTGTTGCCTCCATTTGTAATTTCTAATCCATTTATTTGAtcgaaatacagtaaaacagttaaaaataattcaaaatatttatcttcctattttaataaatgatcCTTTAGAatacataatccttcagaaaacaGTTGACATTGAAAGagtaacatttcttatcatcaatgttgaaaacagttgctgcttaaaatgtttgtggaagccatgatattatatatattaatgttaCTGACAACAAACTTCTTAATGGTAGTAAATAATATCAGGATAGTTGCATTACAATCAGATCACACACACCTCAACTCCATCCTCCCCTGTATATCCACAGCGTGTGACCCTGCATCCCTGGATGCCAAACACTGGGGTCCAAACACTGGTCATAAAGGTCAACTTCCTGAGGTCATCACCCACACCTTTCTGCAGAACCTGTGCCATTGATGGGCCTGCATAcacagggaaaaaaaacatacaatcaATCGAATGCCTGACAATGTacataatgcatttaaataacaCACATCACAAGTATAAAGCAGGAATGTGGGCAGTATTACCATCCAAGTAAATCACAGACCCCCTACTTACCCTGCAGAGCGATGAGACTTTCTTCCATGAACTCCAAATGTACATCATAACCTGCTGATTTAAACTCCTGCAGTCTGGcctacaaacaaacacaaactttttcAGACATAAATGCATGCACTTAACTACTCATCCATAAACgttaaacattacattaaaatacattacTATATTGAAGAATCAGATTCTGGAAAACTGGAAATTAAATATGTTAAGGAAATTGGATGCCCTCTTGTGGTGTTTAAGGTTAATATCATCTTTGCAATATCTACATTACATTTTCACActctttataaatacatttcataCATGATCAACCAATCATAATTGAATTATGATGAgcatatttaatttgtattaacTGTTACTAGCCTGCATATGAGCAGAGTCTTTGTCTGCACAACCAGCATTGGAGACAACATACAGGTACTCCTGATCTGTCTTAGTCACAATCAGATCATCCATGATTCCTCCTTTAGTGTTTGTGAAGAGGGAGAGAGTGCCCTAGAATAAAATGGGTTAGTCAtccaaaatattaattttaaagtcggcatgaaaAGGAAATTGCTACAGTATTTTCTTCCCTATTACAGTGTATATCTAAGTGAAATGGattctcaaacaagaaaaaaatgtagaGAGGACTTAATTTTGTCTgtcgggaattgattggatagTTGTAATTTGCTATTTATGCAATCTCATGTAAGTGACAGATTTCCCCGCATTTGTGCCTAAAAACGTCATGAAGAGAAGAGCAGGGTTTCTGGAGGTTTTATAGAGGTAAATTGAAGACTTTTCCAAGTCCTTTTTAAGACCAAGTAAAGAAGTTGTAAGAAATATATATTGTGGGGAAAACAATACGTCAAATATGttctttaaatgtaaatgtctaagCCTAGGGAGAAGCACAAtggcccggtttcacagacagggcttagactaAACCAGGATTAAGCCTTAGttaaattaggacatttaagtagcttttataaacatgcctcagaaagaaaaaaacacaactgGCATACTTCTTGAGACAAAACTGGGGCAATGAGTTTGAGTTTGAAGTTTGAAGTTTGAGTTTGAAAATCCAACTTCCAACAGATATCCATtgctttttaattaattttacaaataaattaataccaATGATCTCAACCACTAGCATAGACTTAACTTCTGATCACACAAAAAAGTGATGTTCTTTCTCAGAGTTTTTTATAGCTTGTTTTCCAGTGCAATTGACTAAAATTAAGTGAGCTTATACTTCAACAAAGAACAAATATTTGCCAATAATCTGTCAAAAATCAACTTAATTCAGTTAGAagtaccaagagttcactcaaagcaaggagagtctgcttttagctattatgccagccatagttggaaccagcttcctgaacagatcagatgtgctccaacagtagccacattcaaatgcagactcaaaacacatctgtttagctgtgcatttactgaatgagcactgtgccatTGCACGTCCGAATGAtagcaccttatctatgcatcatttttaaaattctttttataactgttttagtttacctttgttcttttctttggttatcatcattttattatttgtaattctctttacattgtattatttttctcatgcattttttatccctattttaattcctttctatgtaaagcactttgaattgccattgtgtatgaaatgtgctatataaataaacttgccttgcgtAATTCAAAGGGACATTTTCATAACTTATagacagatatttgttcttgtttttaaGCATAAAGGACTTCATTTTGTTCTTCATTTTACATTTGCTTCTAAAGTAAATGTATAAaagatgtttagatatttgtatcggaaaacaggacaaaaattagcctagaaatctagacgcaccctagaggcagcaaatttaatctgcccgcaagtgttg
Proteins encoded:
- the amt gene encoding aminomethyltransferase, mitochondrial; the protein is MLVRAFANGLCNRLSRETTRIVGVGVTGRQDRHASTEVVLKKTPLYDFHRAQGGKMVEFAGWSMPVQYKDSHINSHMHTRQHCSIFDVSHMLQTKVYGRDRVTFIESLIVGDIAELKDNQGTLSLFTNTKGGIMDDLIVTKTDQEYLYVVSNAGCADKDSAHMQARLQEFKSAGYDVHLEFMEESLIALQGPSMAQVLQKGVGDDLRKLTFMTSVWTPVFGIQGCRVTRCGYTGEDGVEISVPPGDVVSLTEKLLANSEVKLAGLGARDSLRLEAGLCLYGNDIDETTTPVEASLVWTIGKRRRQAEDFPGADIIVPQIKAKTQRKRVGLISTGPPVRQHTPILSSDGRVIGEVTSGCPSPCLKQNIAMGYVEAGFSKVGTSIQVEVRKKAVPAVVSKMPFVPTKYYMGQ